The DNA segment TTTTACAATAGGCGTGTCCGTCTTTCATATACTCTGTTTCAGGATCGAAGCTATATCTAACACCCTCGATTAAAATATCACCCAATTCTTTCATCATAAATAATCTCCCATCTCATAATCTTCTAAGCTGTATGACTTAGCTTTATTTGTTTGCTTAACACTTCCCCAGTCTTTATAGAACCATGAAAGAATAGTTGCTTTGTGGTCTTTGTAAATCTTTCCTGTGCTTTGAATGTAGTTTGAAAGCCTTTCAATGTAATTATCAAAAAGACTTTGCAGTATCTCTTTTAGGTCTATTACTTCATCCTCTGTTAAAAAGACATTTTGAAATGTCCCATAGGCAGCTTTTCCTAAACTCATATCAGGATTACTATATTCAGTATTATTTCTATTAGGATTACTTCCGTGTACATTCTTCATTTCTTGAGGTGTAGTTTCTACACTTCTTAAGTGTAAATTCTTCACTTCTGAAGTATAATTTTTACACTCACAGCGAAATACGCTCATAAAGTCTTTAACATAGATGATATTGGGCTTTCCAAGACCTCGCTTCTTTCTTTCGATAAGCCCTATACCTCCCGAGGTGCTGTCAAGCTCATTAAGGATTTTGACTGCGGTCTTATTGGATCTTCCTAAAATCTCCATAATCTCTTCCACAGTGAAGATGATATATACTCTGTTTTCTTCATCGAGCCATTTATTCCTAAATGACAGACTTGTTCGCTCCAAAAGGCAAGAATACAAAATCTTTGCGTCCGAGGATAAATTCTTAAACCTTTCATCAGTTACTATAATTTTCGGTAGCATATAGTAGCTGAAACTGTCTCCGTCACGGTTATAAAAATAATCAAATTCCACTTCTATCGCCTCCTCTCTATTTAATTTTTGGCATAAGAAAAAGCGACTAAGATTTCTATTTCTTAATCGCCTTGTATCTTCAATATTCAGTTTTATTTAGCTCGACAAACTGGAATTTATCCGACTGATTGCCATTCTTCTTTAGAAAGGCAGGTAATGTGTTCTGTTCGCATTACCCCCTCAATGGCACAGGGTACATTATAAGCGGTATGATGGTAATGAAAACCACACTTTTCCTGAACACGCTTTGACTTTTCATTTCCATCAAAGTAACCACACCATATTCTATTAAGTTTCAGGTTTTCAAAACTATACCGCATTAACTCCTTGACCGCTTCCGGTATCAACCCTTGTCCCCAATACGGAACTCCGATCCAGTAGCCGATTTCACCTTCTGAATCGGGAAGACCAATATTACTTGCTTTGCCAAGCATAAGCCCGATGCTGCCAACAGGTTCGCCGGATTTTTTTAATACTACAGCAAAGGTTTCTGGTGCCGATAGAACACTCTGGATTATTTCACGGCTATTCTCTACACTTGTATGAACCGCCCATCCCGCAATTGGTCCCACATCAGGATGGCTTGCATATTTATATAAGCTCTCAGCATCGCTCTCTTTCCACGGTCTGAGGGTCAATCTACTCGTTTCAAGTATCATCGTATTCTTCTCCATAAATTCAAGATTTGACTTATTTCTTTTTCTTTGGTTTTGGTGCAGGTAACTCATCATACATTGAATTGAATAAGCCGGTTAAAAATTCTTTGTTGTCAACATCATCTACCAATAGCATTTCCTTTGCTCCATCATATGGCAACTCATACTTTGCATTTGGCATATATGCTATTGCAGATTTAACAGGCTTCACTAAAAACCTATCATCATAAATTCCACCAACAATTTTCCCACGATAATAAACAATATATTCGCCCATCATTGATCTATATGTTATTTCTTCCAACTCGGATAGTTGTTCTAAAATGAAATCTAAATATTCTTTACTTGAAGCCATGCCCCGCACCTCCAAACATTTGCATTTGCTTACACTGCTTTAATCTTATCATTTATCAATTCAATAAATGCTATCACAGTTGCTCCTATCATCGGAAGTCCATAAGGACTAAATAGAAAGCCGATAACCAAGCCCGATATACCTATCCCAACTTCTCCTTGAATAAAAGAAGCTAACGCCCCAAATATGCAGAACACCATAACGATATACATTAATGCTGTTCCTATACCAAGTAAGAATGTCAGAAAAGCAGTCAGAATTGATAAAACAAGACTAATCGGAAATAATATAATTTTTAATATCCATCGCATACACTACCTCTTTTTCTCTTCGGCTTATGTGCTGCTTACAACCATTATTTTAGTAGATAACGGCTCTAAGCAACACATAAACTATCAGTTTCTTCAGTTTTTAACTTTGGTAGAAGCTTCAAAACCTTTGATTTTACTGAACTATTTGCCTGTATCATTATTATGACACGAAACCCACAATACAAATCCACAACCGTATCTTCACTTAAAATATCCGCCAACTCCAAAGCCTTCGTATATAAAATTTCCGTCGCATAAGGATTTACCTGAAAGAAAGCCTTAGCTGATAATTGAAACTCCATTCCCAATAAAGATTCCTGTAAGAATAAAGGACCAATCACTTCAAAAATAGGTCCGTCCAAAATGACATTTGTTTCCTTAGGATTTAATAAATACGAAAAAGAAGTAATGTTTGAAAATTTTTTCACCAACGCTTCACCTAGTTCCCTTGCCTCAACAAAAGGATACTTGCGTACAATCGGCATCACCATCAATTCATCTCTACGATGCACATGACGGATAAACAAATACCGAAAATTATCTGCCAAATGATGTTGATTTAAAAAATCTCTTACAAAATGTGTAATTTGATTTGACTCTTCTGTTTCTACCTTGCAATCTTCATACACAACCACGTCATGTGAATGTTTCCGATAAAAACCAAATTGTGCTAGATTATCTTTTTCCTGAATAGGAACCTGAACTTTATTGCGGTATCTCTCTTGCTTTGGTGAGGGTAAAATTTCTTGAATAATTCCTAAGTCCAAATGGTGCTTTAAAAAATGACTTTGTACCATCTCTTGTTTCAAAGAAAGCTGTTCCTTATAAGACATAAATTGCAGTTGACAACCACCACACAAACGAGCAATGGAACAACTTGGCTCCACTCTTTCCTTCGATTTTTCCAAGATTTCTGAAATCCGAGCAAACGCATAAGTTTTCTCGACCTTGGTCAAGGTCACTCTAGCCTTTTCACCCTTTAAAAGTCCGGGAATAAACAACACAAAAGAATCCAGTTTCGCTACCGCAAAACCTTCTGTTGTATAACCACTAATTTCAACCACATACTCTTCATTCTTTTTCATATCGATAATAAAAGGGGATTATTCCCCTTCCTTTTCTATTGAGCAGGCTTTTCTTTACTATCCGCTGTCACATTTTTATTGTTCGTTGCTTTCTTTTCAGCCTCTCTCTTCTCTTTCGCTTTTTTACGTGCTTCCACTGCATCACGCAAAGACTTTGCGACCTCTTCATTGACCGGTTTAGAAACCAACTGTTGAGAAGGAGCCTTCATCAAAGAATTCTTCGTTGTTAAAACATACGCAAAACCTTTTTTCGTACTATCGCTCGTATTATAAGCATGAATTTCCACATCATACATCTTCTTACCATCTTTTTGTGTAAAATACGTTTCCACCGGTAAAACTTTTGTAATAGCTTGATAAGCCTCCGTTGTTTTCTTCTTTAAGGTATCGGCAGATGTGTCATCCTTCATATCCAAATACACTCTCAAGGTTGCTGTTTTTAAATGAACCTCACGCCCTTGAACACCATCAATTTTAGCAATAGTTTCATCAATTTTTGATAATTGTTCCTTCTGAATGGCTGGATTTAAATCCCCCTTAAAGCGATTTCCCAAGACTGGAGATTTTGATTCCATATAACTCGATAAAAAAGTCCAACCAAAATACGCAAATGGTAGAAGAATCAGTACCAATAAGACCACAAATAAAATTCCTGTGGTGTGTCCCTTTTTCTTTTGAATATTCTTTTGTTTATTTTTTTGATTTGCCATATGCTTATATTTCTCCGTTCTTAGTTTAACTTATTTTTAAAAGTTTCACTAGTTTCGCTTTTTCTCTAAAGCTTCCTTTACCAAACCGTTTACCATTTGTGGATTAGCTTGACCACGAGATTGTTTCATCACTTGACCAACCAAGAAACCAACCGCCTTATCTTTTCCATTGCAGAAATCTTCAATTGCTTGTGGATTTGTTTCTAAAACCGCATCTACCATAGCTTGAATAGCACTTGTATCCGATACCTGTACAAGCCCCTTTTCCTTGGCAACAACTTCCGGATCTTTACCAGCCATCAAATCATCCACTAGTTTCTTCGCTTGGGCATTCGATACGGTTCCCTTATCAATCATCTTCACTAATTTAGCCAATAATTGTTGTTGTAAATGCACTTCTTGAATGCTCGTTTCATGCTTATTCAACCAAGCTGAAATCTCCCCTAACAACCAGTTACACACCGCTTTAGGATCATCACTGTATGGCAAGACTGTTTCAAAATAATCCGACATTTCTTTATTCGCAATCAACACATGAATATCATGTGCATTTAAATCATAATCATGCTTGTAACGCTTCTTGCGACTTTCCGGTAATTCTGGTAGGTTAGATTGAATTTCTTCAATCCACTTGGGATCCAAACGAATTGGGAAAATATTAGGTTCAGGGAAATATTTATAATCCACTGCCCCTTCTTTTACACGCATCGAGATGGTTGTATTGGTCTTATCATCAAAGCGACGTGTTTCTTGATGAACCGCTTCACCGGCATCTAGCAAGGCGGATTGTCTTTGAATTTCATATTCCACTGCCTTGCCAATATGTGAAATTGAGTTAATATTCTTAATTTCATTCTTCATACCAAGAGCTTTAGAACCTTTTGGGGCTAAAGAAATATTCACATCACAACGCATGGAACCTTCTTCCATCTTCACATCGGAAACACCTAAGTAATAAAGCGTTTGCCGAAGTGCCTCAACATAAGCTTCAGCTTCTTGACCATTCTTCATATCTGGTCTCGATACAATTTCAATCAAAGGTGTCCCCGCACGGTTGAAATCAATTAAAGAGGACTTCGTTAAGTGGAACTGCTTAGCTGTATCCTCTTCCATATGAATGCGTTCAATACGGATTTTCTTCGTTTGACCATCACTTTCAATTTCTACATAACCATCTCGACCAATCGGATGAAACTGTTGGGTAATCTGATACCCCTTTGGTAAATCCGAATAATAATAATTCTTACGATCAAACTTCACTAATGGATCAATCGTTAAATGAAAGGCTGTACAAGCTTGAATCGCTTTATGAACCGCTTCTTGATTGACTTCTGGCAAAGTTCCTGGATGCCCTAAATCAATTTCATTAACACAAGTATTGGCTTTGCGACCAAAAGAAGTCGGTGCACCTGAAAACATCTTTGTGTTTGTCTTTAATTGGACGTGAATTTCAATACCGATTGTAACATCGTATACCATTATTTCACCTCCGCATGATTGTCTTTTAGACCTGTGATTTCCTCAATCACTTCACCAATCTGGAACATTGTTCCTTCTTGCCAAATATCTGTATTTAAGTTAATACCCGCCGGCATTCCATCCACAAAGCCCATTGGTTGTGTTATGGATGGTGTACCTGCAAAATTAGCAATAGCCATGTAGTTTTCTGAAATTAAGTAAGTATCGGATAAGGGATCAATCGCATCCACTTCATCAATCTTAGGAGCGATCGTTCCCGCTGCCGGGGCAATAATCGCATCGTATTCTTGGAATGCCTTTCGCCACATATCCACAATTTGACGACGAACCTTTTGTGCCTTACGGAAAACACGTTCTTGGTTATCCGCCTGAAGCCCATACGAACCCACCACAAAACGCTTACGAATTTTTTCACCAAAGCCCTCTGTTCTTGTGTTCACCATGATTTCTTCCATGTGTTCACCTTCTTTACGATTACCAAAACGGATACCATCTAAGTTGGAGTGATTGGAGGTTGCTTCACAGTTTGCAATAATCATATAACTTGGATAAATCGCCGCCATAAGTTTTTCATCCAATTCAATCATTTCAACAATCGCACCTTTTTCCTTTAAACCGGATACAACTTTATCAAACAATTCATTGATACGTTTATCTTGAATATGATGATAAACATTGCCTAAAATCCCTATTTTTTTAGCTTGAATATCCTTACCCACATAAGAAGAATATTCTTCCACAGCTTCAAAACCAGAAGTCATATCTTTTTCATCACGACCACTTAATACTTCAAGGGTTAAAGCCGCATCTGCAATATTCCCTGTAAAATAACCAACATGGTCTAATGAAGAGGCGTAAGGAATAACACCATAACGGCTAATACGACCATACGTTGGCTTTACACCAACCACACCACAATACGAAGCCGGTTTGCGAACCGAATCACCTGTATCAGAACCAATCGCCATCGGCACAACACCTGCCGCCACTAAAGCGGCTGAACCACCTGATGAACCACCTGTAATACGACTTTCATCCCAAGGATTATGAGCCGGACCAATAAAAGAACTTAAGTTGGTACCACCCATCGCTAATTCATCCATGGATGTTTTCGCAATCGTAATTGCACCGGCTTGATTTAGCTTTTTCATAATGGTCGCATCATAAATTGGTACATAGTTTTCTAAAATGCGCGAACCTGCTGTAGTACGAACTCCTTTTGTATTCACATTATCCTTCACTGCAATCGGCATTGATAATAGCTTACCTTCATTCCCCAAATTTCCTAATTGTTCAGTCGGATTCACAAAGGTAATAACTGCATTCAATTTTTCTTGTGAAGCCTTCGCTTTTTCATAGGCTTCTAAAACCTGTTCTTTTGAATATGCCATTATTTCACCACCTTAGGAAGCACAAAATGCCCTTCCACCTTCTTGGTAACATTCGCTACTGCTTCTTCTTGACTAATCACATGCGTTACTTCATCTTTTCTTAAGAAGCTTGTTTCGACATCCAAAGGATAAATCATTTCTTCTGTATGACTCGTGTCAATTTTATCTAATAAAGCTAATTGTTTATCTAAGATTTTAAAGTCCTCAGATAAACCGTCCGCTTCTTCATCACTTAATTGAAACATCAATTGTTCTGCTAAAGATTTAAAGTATTGACGATTTCTATTTTCGCTCATAAATACCTACTTTCTACCGTATTATTCTAGCCTTTTAAGGTCTATTTATCAATGAATCTAGTTATAAAGTCCATTTCACTTAAAATTGGAATTCCAAGGGCTTTCGCCTTCATATTCTTAGAAGAAGAACTCTCAACATCGTTGTTAATTAAAAAGTCCGTTGAACCGCTGACGGCTGAAGCTACCCTTCCGCCTCTTGCACTAATCCATTCTTTTAATTCATTACGATTTTTAAACTGTTGCACATCTCCCGTCACCACAAAGGTTAACCCATTTAAATCACTATCATGATGGATAGCCGGTAAGTCTTCCACTTGTAAAAAAGAAAACAAATCCTCTAATTCCTTTTGCTTATCTTCTTCTTTCATCCAACGCACAAAGGCTTCTGATTTTTGTGGACCAATGCCATCAATGTGAGAGAAAAAATCCCCTTCTTTTTCTCTAGCTAAAGAAATCAGTTCTTTCAATGGATAAACATGTAGTAAACGACTCGCTACATCAATTCCTACCAAAGAAATTGATAAGGCAAACAAAAACTTATCCGCACGAACGGTTTTCGCTTTTTCTAAAGAGGCTAGAATATTCTCGGCTGATTTTTCACCAAAGCCCTCTAACTGAGCAATTTCTTCTTTTCTATCTTTTAAGCGATAAATATCTCCATAATTTTTAATCCAGCCTTGGGCAATGAAAGTTGATAAAGTCGCTTCTGAAATTCCATCTATATCCATACCTTGTTTCGAGACGAAACGAACGTATTTCTTCAAAGCTTTTGCTGGGCAAGATGAATTGGTACATTTAAGGCTTTTCGTTTCAGATACTTCGGAAATATGAATCTTCGTTGCCTGTTGACAAACCGGGCAAAGTTTAGGAATGTCAAATTCACCCACTTTTTTCACAACTGAAATCACCTTTGGAATAATCATATTGGCTTTGATGACTTCCACTTCTGTTCCACTAGAGCCAATACCTAATCGTTCACATTCTGAAATATTCACTAATGAAGCTCTTTGAACAGTTGTTCCTTCGAGTTCTACTGGTTCAAAGATAGCTACGGGTGTAATGGTTGAAATTGCGTTTGACCATTCTATGCGAACTAATTTTGAAATTTTGGATTGGTCTGCCCACTTAAAAGCCAGTCCAGCCCTTGTCGCATGGTGACCTGTCACACTGCCACTGCTTGCATAGACAATATCATCATAAGCAATCACCAAGCCATCAACAGGATAAGGATTTTTATGATTTTTAACCTCTTCACTAAACTGATTTAAAACCATCTGCACACTTTCTTCATTTGGTTTTTCAATCAAAATATGTTCCACCACATCAAAGCCAAGTGCTTCTAAAAAAGCCATTCTTTCACCCCAAGAATTCATTTCTTTTTCACAATAAACCAAGGTGAAGGGGCGGAAATGAATTTTTCTTTCCAAGACCTCTGAGGCTTTCTTTAAACTTAAAGAACCCGAAGCTAAGTTTCGTGGATTGGCGTAATTTTCACCGGTTTCTCTAATATACTCTTCAAAATCCGCATAAGAGATTAAAGCTTCTCCACGAACAATCAAGCGACCTTTATAACGTATTTCCTTAGCAATGCCGTATAAACCATCCACTAAATGTGTGATATTCGTTCCAATATGCCCATCTCCACGCGTAACAACCTTCAAAAGCTTGCCTTTTTCATAAGTCACCACTAAAGTTAAACCATCTAACTTCCAAGACATCCAAATAGGAAGATGATTCGCCCATTTAACTAATTCACCTATACTTTTCGTTTTCGCTAATGACAAAGCCGGAAATTCATGTGCTTCTTTTTGACCAACAATTTCATCCGCAGACACTTTTTGAGTTGGAGAATCTTCTAAAATAATGCCTGTCTTTTCTTCCAATTTTTTTAATTCATCAAATAAACAATCCCATTCTTGATCACTAAGAATTTCTTGCCTGCCATTGTAATAAGCATCGGAGGCTTTATTTAGTTGTTGAACTAATGATTGCATTTTTTCTCTTTCAAGCATATTAACTCCTTAAATTCTTCACTTTTAAAGATGGATGTGAAGCTTGCAAACGCTTGGTACCAAAAGGATAGGCAAAGGCAATGGTGACGAATTCCCCTTCTTGTTGAATGACAACACCCTCTCCAAACTTAGCGTGTTCAATGATGTCTCCTTTTTTCCACTTTTTCCTCTTTTCAGTTGGGTTTTCATTGAACCGGGCATAGAAAGAAGATTCTTGATTGGTTTGTAGCTTTGGCGTTCCTTTATGCTCAATATAGTCTTCCTCAATTTCATCAATAAAACGGGATGGTGTTTTCACTCTTTGTAACATAAACGAATAACCCCCCGCATCCGTTAGGTATAAATGTTTACGCGCTCTTGTGAAAGCCACATACGCCAAGCGCCTTTCCTCTTCCACACCGCGATGACCCTCTTGAAGTGAACGTTCAGATGGGAAAACACCTTCATTTAAATCCGAAACAAACACTGTATCAAATTCCAATCCCTTTGAAGCATGCACCGTCATAAGTTGCACAAAATCATTTTCTAAGGTTTCTTCACGATCCCCATATAAAGCCACAGATTGTAGGTATTCCTCTAAATTAGTTTCCGGATGATACCGTTCAAAATCTTGAATATCTTCCATTAAGGATTTCAAGTGACCTAAATTATCCATATCTTTTTCAGCTTCTAAGAAAGCACGGTAGCCCGATTCATCCATCACCCTCTCAAAAAGTGTCAAGAGCTTTACTTCTTTCTTTTCCTGTAGTGTATGCCATCTTTCTACCTTTTGTACGAATTGGTCGATGGTAATTTGGGTTTTTCCTTTGAATAATTTTTCTTTTTGTAAAATTTCTAATTGACTACAATTTAACTCTCTTGCTCGCGTAGCAATGGTTTCTAAGGTTTTTGATCCTAAGCCACGCTTTGGTCGATTTAAAATGCGATTTAAAGATAAATCATCTCCGCTAACAATCAATCGTAAATATGATAAAGCATCCTTAACAACCTGGCGTTCAAAGAAACGTAAGCCCCCATAGATGATGTATGGAATTCTTTCATCCATTAAAGCTTTTTCCAAAGAACGGGATAAATAATTTGCTCGATATAAAACCGCAATTTCTGAATACGTCCCTGTTTGCAAACGAATTGACTTCATTTTTTGAGCAATCCAAGTCGCCTGGTATTCATCACTCACAGCTGAAAAATGGTAGATTTTTTCTTTGGATTGATTATCGGTAAATAATTCTTTATCCACGCGTTGTTTATTATTTTTAATCACCGAGTTAGCCCCATTTAAAATCGCATTCGTGCTACGGTAATTTTGTGTTAATAAAATCGTTTGTGCATCCGGGAAATCTTTTTCAAAATTTACAATAATCCGCACATCAGCTCCACGCCATGTGTAAATGGTTTGATCAGGATCACCCACCACAAGTAAAGAATTGTCTTTTCCAGCCAATTGTTTAATGAGTTTATATTGAATACGGTCAATGTCTTGAAACTCATCCACTAAAATATAATGGAAATAGCGTTGCCACTTTTGTAAGATGACATCGTATTGATCAAACATACGAACGGTCCAGAGAATTAAATCATCAAAATCCAATGCGAACAGTTCCTTTTGGCGACGAAGATAGTACTCATAAATTTGAACCTTCTTCTTTTCTAATGAAGAAAAATCAGCTATTTTATTCGCTTCTTCCACGCTAACATTCTCTGCTTTATTGTTGGAAATATAATTCAAAGCATGCGCAAAGGAAATCTCATTTTTATCAATAGAATGTTCTTTATAATATTCCTTCAAGATGGCTTTTTGGTCTTCCGTATCTAAAACGGTGAAGTTCTTAGGGTAACCCATTGCTTCAATTTCTTGACGAAGAATACGCACACACAAAGAGTGAATGGTGCAAATGGTTGGCTTTGTACCTTCTTCTTTCATCATCTTCAAAACACGACTTTCCATTTCTCTAGCCGCCTTATTCGTAAAGGTAATCGCCAATATCTTATGCGGCCAAACTTTCTTTTCTTCCATCAAATACGCAATACGCATGGTTAAAACACGCGTTTTTCCAGAACCTGCTCCGGCAATAATTCTTAGATACTGATGTTCATCTAGCACGGCTGTTTTTTGTTGCGAATTTAGGGATTGTATATCTAGCACAGAAGACCTCTTTCTAATGAACTTATGTCCTATCATTATAAAGTTTTAAAGAGACCTTGTAAATTTTAAACACTGGTCCATGTTATAATCAGGGCGAGGTATTTTATGATTAAAAAAGCAGAAAATTGGCAGGATTATGAATGTATAGATGCTGGAGATTTTGAAAAATTAGAGCGGTGGAAAAAGGTGATTTTAAGAAGACCTGATCCATTAGCCATTTGGCCTAAAAATCCAAAGGTAGATTGGCAACGATACGATGCGATTTATCATCGTTCTAAATTGGGGGGTGGCTCTTGGAATTTTAAAAAGAAGCTTCCGGAATATTGGACAATGGATTATAAAAATCTACGCTTTAAAGTTGCACCAACCGGTTTTAAACACACCGGTTTATTTCCTGAACAAGCAGCCAACTGGGATTGGATGCACGATTTAATTCAAAGTCGTAAACAAAAGGAAACCCGTATCCTCAATTTATTTGCGTACACAGGTGGAGCTACCTTAGTTTGCTCAGAAGCCGGTGCTAGTGAGGTGGTTCATGTGGATGCGTCTAAAGGGATGGTTCAGTGGGCAAAAGAAAACCGTAATTTTTCTCATCTTCAAAACCATAAAATTCGTTTTATTGTTGAAGATTGTTTGAAGTTTGTTGAAAGAGAAAAGAGAAGAGGTCGAACCTACCATGGTATTCTCATGGATCCACCAAGCTATGGTCGTGGTCCAAATGGAGAAATGTGGAAATTTGAAAAGGAAGTGGTTATCTTCATCCAAAAAACATTGGAGCTTTTGGATGAAGATGCTATCTTCTTCTTAGTTAATTCTTATACCACAGGCTTTTCTTCCACCGTCTTTGAAAACCTCTTTAAAACCTGTCCTTTACCAAAAGGAAACATTGAAACCGGTGAATTGGGTTTACCTGTTTCTTCTCGTGATATTGTTTTACCGGCAGGAATTTACGCAAGATGGCAGAGAAAATAAACATTCTTTACGAAGACAATCACCTTCTTGTCGTTGAAAAACCAATCAATGTGTTATCCCAAGCAGATAACACACAAGAAGAGGATATGGTCAATCGTTTAAAAGAATTCATTAAAGTAAGAGATCATAAACCCGGCAATGTGTTCATTGGTTTAGTGCATCGTTTGGATCGTCCCGTTGGTGGTTTAATGGTTTTTTCGAAGACCTCGAAAGCCGCTTCGCGTTTGAGTAATGCGCTGCGTTGTCATACGTTCCAAAAAGGTTATCTGGCAATCGTCGATAGCGTTTCTTTACCAAAAGAGGACACTTTAGAGGATTATTTATATAAGGACAATCAAAAAAACCGTGTTTTTGTCGTGGATAAGAAAAAAGGGAAATATGCCCGTTTGCACTATGAAGTTTTAGCCCAGAAACAAGGTAAATCTTTCGTTCGTATTGCTTTAGAAACTGGTCGTCCGCATCAAATTCGTGTTCAATTTTCAAGTCGGAATTGGCCTTTAGTGAACGATCAACGTTACCACCCCCATCCAACTAAAGCCCCTATTTGTTTATTTGCGTATAAATTAAGCTTTCCCCATCCAACTAAGAAAGAGGTAATGCGTTTTGAGTTGCATCCAAAAGCCGATGGAGCCTGGTCTTTATTTAAGGAGGTACTATCATGAAAAAGAAGCCTAAAAGACATATTCGTAAGAGTTTTCTATTCCTATGTGCTCTTTTTGCAGTCGGCATTTCTTATCTTATTCTTCATCCTAGCCTTGAGAAAAATCAGCGCTTAGAAAAGCTTGGTTATACAAAAAAACAAATCCAAGTTTTAAGCCAAGAGAAAAAAGTGGATGAGGTCATTCAAAAATCCATCAATTCCGTGGTCTTAAGACAAGCCATTGACACAAACACCTTTTATCCAGCTTACTTTTCTCTCTACAAAGCCCATTACCAAGATAAAGCCATTCAAGCTAAAGATATTCTTCTATACCAACGTTTAAAAGATAAAGGCTATGAAGAAGACCAATTAGAAAATCTTTTCAAAAGAGCTTCCTTTGAAGAATTAAGCCCTTTATTGGTCTTTGACTACCAATGGGATGAAACTAGTTACTTAAAAGATGTGGAAAAGAACCGTTCTAAAAACATAGATGGGAAATTTCAGTTAAGCCACAGTTATCGAAAGAAATATAAGATTAGTAAAGAAATTAAAAATCCACAAGTGGATACACTTGTAAACGTAAATCATTATTATTCTTCTCACTATATACCAAAAGATTTGACCGGTATCCCTACTTCCTATGCGGCTAATCAACAGAAAATGAGCAAAGAAGCGGCGGAAGCGGTAGTGGAGTGGGTACAGAAATCCATTGAAAATAATACCAATTTCTTTGTGACAAACGCTTATTTAGATTATCATAGTCAAGAAAAACTTTATCTTAAAAATGGTGAACGAGTGGATAAAGCCGGTTATAGTGAGCGCCAAAGTGGCTTACAGATGAAAGCGGTGATTACCTACGCTAAACACGAAGAAAAAGCACTTCCTTGGTTAAAAGAAAGTGCTCATGAATA comes from the Bulleidia sp. zg-1006 genome and includes:
- a CDS encoding replication initiator protein A, with amino-acid sequence MEFDYFYNRDGDSFSYYMLPKIIVTDERFKNLSSDAKILYSCLLERTSLSFRNKWLDEENRVYIIFTVEEIMEILGRSNKTAVKILNELDSTSGGIGLIERKKRGLGKPNIIYVKDFMSVFRCECKNYTSEVKNLHLRSVETTPQEMKNVHGSNPNRNNTEYSNPDMSLGKAAYGTFQNVFLTEDEVIDLKEILQSLFDNYIERLSNYIQSTGKIYKDHKATILSWFYKDWGSVKQTNKAKSYSLEDYEMGDYL
- a CDS encoding amidase family protein — protein: MAYSKEQVLEAYEKAKASQEKLNAVITFVNPTEQLGNLGNEGKLLSMPIAVKDNVNTKGVRTTAGSRILENYVPIYDATIMKKLNQAGAITIAKTSMDELAMGGTNLSSFIGPAHNPWDESRITGGSSGGSAALVAAGVVPMAIGSDTGDSVRKPASYCGVVGVKPTYGRISRYGVIPYASSLDHVGYFTGNIADAALTLEVLSGRDEKDMTSGFEAVEEYSSYVGKDIQAKKIGILGNVYHHIQDKRINELFDKVVSGLKEKGAIVEMIELDEKLMAAIYPSYMIIANCEATSNHSNLDGIRFGNRKEGEHMEEIMVNTRTEGFGEKIRKRFVVGSYGLQADNQERVFRKAQKVRRQIVDMWRKAFQEYDAIIAPAAGTIAPKIDEVDAIDPLSDTYLISENYMAIANFAGTPSITQPMGFVDGMPAGINLNTDIWQEGTMFQIGEVIEEITGLKDNHAEVK
- a CDS encoding CD1845 family protein, giving the protein MRWILKIILFPISLVLSILTAFLTFLLGIGTALMYIVMVFCIFGALASFIQGEVGIGISGLVIGFLFSPYGLPMIGATVIAFIELINDKIKAV
- a CDS encoding TfoX/Sxy family protein, with protein sequence MASSKEYLDFILEQLSELEEITYRSMMGEYIVYYRGKIVGGIYDDRFLVKPVKSAIAYMPNAKYELPYDGAKEMLLVDDVDNKEFLTGLFNSMYDELPAPKPKKKK
- the rlmD gene encoding 23S rRNA (uracil(1939)-C(5))-methyltransferase RlmD, with translation MKKNEEYVVEISGYTTEGFAVAKLDSFVLFIPGLLKGEKARVTLTKVEKTYAFARISEILEKSKERVEPSCSIARLCGGCQLQFMSYKEQLSLKQEMVQSHFLKHHLDLGIIQEILPSPKQERYRNKVQVPIQEKDNLAQFGFYRKHSHDVVVYEDCKVETEESNQITHFVRDFLNQHHLADNFRYLFIRHVHRRDELMVMPIVRKYPFVEARELGEALVKKFSNITSFSYLLNPKETNVILDGPIFEVIGPLFLQESLLGMEFQLSAKAFFQVNPYATEILYTKALELADILSEDTVVDLYCGFRVIIMIQANSSVKSKVLKLLPKLKTEETDSLCVA
- a CDS encoding GNAT family N-acetyltransferase, giving the protein MLETSRLTLRPWKESDAESLYKYASHPDVGPIAGWAVHTSVENSREIIQSVLSAPETFAVVLKKSGEPVGSIGLMLGKASNIGLPDSEGEIGYWIGVPYWGQGLIPEAVKELMRYSFENLKLNRIWCGYFDGNEKSKRVQEKCGFHYHHTAYNVPCAIEGVMRTEHITCLSKEEWQSVG
- the gatB gene encoding Asp-tRNA(Asn)/Glu-tRNA(Gln) amidotransferase subunit GatB gives rise to the protein MVYDVTIGIEIHVQLKTNTKMFSGAPTSFGRKANTCVNEIDLGHPGTLPEVNQEAVHKAIQACTAFHLTIDPLVKFDRKNYYYSDLPKGYQITQQFHPIGRDGYVEIESDGQTKKIRIERIHMEEDTAKQFHLTKSSLIDFNRAGTPLIEIVSRPDMKNGQEAEAYVEALRQTLYYLGVSDVKMEEGSMRCDVNISLAPKGSKALGMKNEIKNINSISHIGKAVEYEIQRQSALLDAGEAVHQETRRFDDKTNTTISMRVKEGAVDYKYFPEPNIFPIRLDPKWIEEIQSNLPELPESRKKRYKHDYDLNAHDIHVLIANKEMSDYFETVLPYSDDPKAVCNWLLGEISAWLNKHETSIQEVHLQQQLLAKLVKMIDKGTVSNAQAKKLVDDLMAGKDPEVVAKEKGLVQVSDTSAIQAMVDAVLETNPQAIEDFCNGKDKAVGFLVGQVMKQSRGQANPQMVNGLVKEALEKKRN